The Leclercia sp. S52 genome has a segment encoding these proteins:
- a CDS encoding urea amidolyase associated protein UAAP1 produces the protein MTTTLREEILPGGGHLSFVLKRGQILRMTDLDGGANVSLMMLNPHEKSERLNLPDTLKGQHTARLTAGHCFYSDMGRVLAGITADTSGWHDPFGGVLNAAEVTEKYGQGRYQELRNGFFRNGTDNLLVEMGKWDLNLEDLLMVVNFFSKVTVDDHGQFSFHRDHSQPGSYVELFAPMDTLMVMTALQHPMDPSTEYAPRPVQLSWRQAEDEEGALNALLTRPENGRAITNTQLFAL, from the coding sequence ATGACGACGACTTTACGTGAAGAGATCCTGCCGGGCGGCGGCCACCTCTCGTTTGTACTGAAGCGCGGGCAGATCCTGCGCATGACCGACCTCGACGGCGGGGCGAACGTCAGCCTGATGATGCTCAACCCGCACGAGAAGAGCGAACGCCTGAACCTGCCGGACACCCTGAAGGGCCAGCACACCGCGCGCCTGACCGCCGGGCACTGCTTTTATTCCGATATGGGCCGGGTGCTGGCGGGCATTACCGCCGACACCAGCGGCTGGCACGATCCCTTTGGCGGCGTACTCAATGCCGCCGAAGTGACGGAAAAATACGGTCAGGGGCGCTATCAGGAGCTGCGCAACGGCTTCTTCCGTAACGGCACCGACAACCTGCTGGTGGAGATGGGCAAGTGGGATCTGAACCTCGAAGATCTGCTGATGGTGGTCAACTTCTTCAGCAAAGTGACCGTGGATGACCACGGGCAGTTCAGCTTCCACCGCGACCACTCACAGCCGGGGAGCTACGTCGAGCTGTTCGCGCCGATGGACACATTGATGGTGATGACCGCTCTGCAGCATCCGATGGATCCCTCCACCGAGTATGCCCCGCGTCCGGTGCAGCTGAGCTGGCGGCAGGCAGAGGACGAGGAGGGGGCCCTTAACGCGCTCCTCACGCGCCCGGAAAACGGCCGCGCCATCACCAACACTCAACTTTTCGCCCTGTAA
- a CDS encoding dimethyl sulfoxide reductase anchor subunit family protein yields the protein MGNGWHEWPLIIFTVFGQCVVGALIVAGGAWIRQHDPVVRYRLVRSMFFFGLVMGVGFVASVLHLGSPLRAFNSLNRVGASGLSNEIASGALFFAVGGFWWLVAVLGKMPTMLGKIWLVLSMVLGLVFVWAMTRVYQIDTVPTWHNGYTTLNFFLTMLLGGPLFAALLMRLAKAHFNAHLAAGIPVVALLASAAVVVLQSHDLGAIHSSVQQANALVPDYGSLQVWRIILLAAGLGCWLCALVRRKVPTLLGLTLGLLLVVAGELIGRGVFYGLHMTVGMAIAG from the coding sequence ATGGGAAATGGATGGCATGAATGGCCGCTGATCATTTTTACCGTGTTCGGTCAGTGCGTCGTCGGGGCGTTGATAGTGGCAGGCGGAGCCTGGATCCGCCAACACGACCCGGTGGTGCGCTATCGTCTGGTGCGGAGCATGTTCTTTTTTGGGCTGGTAATGGGGGTAGGTTTTGTCGCCTCGGTACTGCATCTCGGCTCGCCGCTGCGCGCCTTTAACTCCCTTAATCGCGTCGGTGCCTCCGGCCTGAGCAACGAAATTGCCAGCGGAGCGCTGTTCTTTGCCGTCGGCGGCTTCTGGTGGTTAGTGGCCGTGCTTGGCAAAATGCCCACGATGCTGGGGAAGATCTGGCTGGTGCTGAGCATGGTGCTGGGGCTGGTGTTTGTCTGGGCGATGACTCGCGTGTATCAGATTGACACGGTTCCTACCTGGCATAACGGCTATACCACCCTGAATTTCTTCCTGACGATGCTGCTCGGCGGCCCGCTGTTTGCCGCCCTGCTGATGCGGCTGGCGAAGGCGCATTTTAATGCCCATCTGGCGGCGGGGATCCCGGTGGTGGCGCTGCTGGCCAGCGCGGCAGTGGTGGTTCTGCAAAGTCACGATCTCGGGGCGATCCACAGTTCCGTTCAGCAGGCCAACGCCCTGGTGCCGGATTATGGTTCCCTGCAGGTGTGGCGTATCATACTGCTGGCGGCCGGGCTGGGCTGCTGGCTGTGCGCACTGGTGCGTCGAAAAGTCCCCACTTTACTGGGGCTCACGCTGGGCCTGCTGCTGGTGGTGGCCGGAGAGCTTATTGGCCGTGGCGTCTTCTACGGTCTGCATATGACCGTAGGCATGGCGATTGCCGGATAA
- a CDS encoding DMSO/selenate family reductase complex B subunit — MTTQYGFFIDSSRCTGCKTCELACKDYKDLTPDVSFRRIYEYAGGDWQEDNGVWQQNVFAYYLSIACNHCEDPACTKVCPSGAMHKRDDGFVVVDEDVCIGCRYCHMACPYGAPQYNAAKGHMTKCDGCHERVAEGHKPICVESCPLRALDFGPIEELRKKHGKLAAVAPLPSAHFTKPSIVIKPNANSRPTGDTTGYLANPKEV; from the coding sequence ATGACCACTCAGTATGGATTTTTTATTGATTCCAGCCGCTGCACCGGGTGCAAAACCTGCGAGCTGGCGTGCAAGGATTACAAGGACCTGACCCCTGACGTCAGCTTCCGCCGCATCTACGAGTACGCGGGCGGCGACTGGCAGGAGGACAACGGGGTCTGGCAGCAGAACGTGTTTGCCTACTACCTCTCCATCGCCTGCAACCACTGCGAGGATCCGGCCTGCACCAAAGTCTGCCCCAGCGGGGCGATGCACAAGCGCGACGACGGCTTTGTGGTGGTGGATGAGGATGTCTGCATCGGGTGTCGCTATTGCCATATGGCCTGCCCGTACGGCGCGCCGCAGTACAACGCCGCCAAAGGCCATATGACCAAGTGCGACGGCTGCCACGAGCGCGTGGCGGAGGGCCACAAGCCGATCTGCGTCGAGTCCTGCCCGCTGCGGGCCCTGGACTTCGGCCCGATTGAGGAGCTGCGCAAGAAACACGGCAAACTGGCGGCGGTTGCACCGCTGCCGTCGGCGCACTTCACGAAGCCGAGTATCGTCATAAAACCCAATGCCAACAGCCGACCCACGGGTGATACCACCGGCTATCTGGCCAATCCGAAGGAGGTGTGA
- a CDS encoding SDR family oxidoreductase, translated as MSQGIENKIIVITGASSGLGAETARHLSKLGAKVVLGARRMEKLEQLAGELGLDARAILRTDVTDRAQVQSLVDRAVELHGRIDVIINNAGLMPSSMLDKLKVDEWDRMIDVNIKGVLYGIAAALPYMKAQKSGQFINVSSVAGHKIGPGGAVYAGTKWAVRAVSEGLRQEVKPWNIRTTIVSPGAVDTELTKTITDEDIAKGMSKTYENAIPAEAFARVVAFAISQPDDVDVNEILFRPTVQVY; from the coding sequence ATGTCTCAGGGTATCGAAAACAAAATCATCGTCATCACCGGTGCCAGCAGCGGCCTGGGAGCAGAAACAGCCCGACACCTGTCGAAACTGGGCGCAAAGGTGGTTCTTGGGGCGCGCCGTATGGAGAAGCTTGAGCAACTTGCCGGCGAACTGGGACTGGATGCCAGAGCCATACTCCGCACCGACGTGACGGACCGTGCACAGGTCCAGTCCCTTGTTGACCGGGCGGTAGAGTTGCACGGCCGTATTGACGTTATCATTAATAACGCCGGCTTAATGCCGAGTTCCATGCTTGACAAGCTGAAGGTGGATGAATGGGACCGGATGATCGACGTGAACATTAAGGGCGTACTTTACGGTATTGCCGCCGCGCTGCCGTATATGAAAGCGCAGAAGTCCGGACAGTTTATCAACGTGTCATCAGTAGCCGGACACAAAATTGGACCCGGCGGTGCCGTATATGCGGGGACGAAATGGGCCGTCCGGGCTGTTTCAGAAGGCCTGCGTCAGGAAGTGAAGCCCTGGAATATCCGCACAACTATTGTTTCTCCCGGCGCGGTAGATACCGAACTGACTAAAACCATCACCGACGAAGATATTGCGAAAGGTATGTCGAAAACCTACGAGAATGCGATCCCGGCAGAGGCTTTTGCGCGGGTCGTTGCATTTGCTATCAGCCAGCCTGACGACGTGGATGTTAACGAAATACTTTTCCGGCCGACCGTGCAGGTTTATTAA
- a CDS encoding ABC transporter permease subunit gives MRQINRHPTPGMRLMLVMLPFVLLLAAYFFGSAVRLEANPQDKLLPGLQQMLDAISRMAFTPDKRSGEYLFWVDTLVSLARLLVGLSIASLIGLCIGVTAGVFPLWRASLSPLMTVLSMVPPLAILPVLFIVFGLDELSKVMLIVIGITPMLARDLEHRACEIPPEILIKAQTLGANSWTLVLRVVLPQLLSRLLTSLRLLLGSAWLFLISAEAISSTAGLGYRIFLVRRYMAMDVIIPYVLWITLLAWLMDLALRQLHKTCFPWAEGGKA, from the coding sequence ATGCGACAAATAAATCGTCATCCCACCCCGGGCATGCGGCTGATGCTGGTGATGCTGCCCTTTGTCCTGCTGCTGGCCGCGTACTTTTTCGGCTCGGCGGTGCGCCTCGAGGCCAACCCCCAGGACAAGCTGCTGCCCGGCCTCCAGCAGATGCTGGATGCGATCTCGCGGATGGCCTTTACTCCGGATAAACGCAGCGGCGAGTACCTGTTCTGGGTCGATACCCTGGTGAGCCTGGCTCGTCTGCTGGTGGGGCTGTCGATCGCCTCGCTGATCGGCCTGTGCATCGGCGTCACCGCTGGCGTGTTCCCTCTATGGCGCGCGTCGCTCTCGCCGCTGATGACGGTGCTGTCGATGGTGCCACCCCTGGCGATTTTACCGGTGCTGTTTATCGTCTTCGGGCTGGATGAGCTGTCAAAAGTGATGCTGATTGTTATCGGCATCACCCCGATGCTGGCCCGGGATCTGGAGCATCGCGCCTGTGAAATCCCGCCGGAGATCCTGATCAAAGCCCAGACCCTGGGGGCCAACAGCTGGACGCTGGTGCTGCGGGTGGTGCTGCCGCAGCTGCTGTCGCGCCTGCTCACCTCGCTGCGCCTGCTGCTCGGTTCGGCCTGGTTGTTCCTCATCTCGGCGGAGGCGATTTCCTCCACCGCCGGGCTGGGTTATCGCATTTTCCTCGTCCGCCGCTATATGGCGATGGACGTGATTATCCCCTACGTCCTGTGGATCACCCTGCTGGCGTGGCTGATGGATCTGGCTCTGCGCCAGCTGCATAAAACCTGCTTCCCGTGGGCAGAAGGAGGGAAAGCATGA
- a CDS encoding carboxymuconolactone decarboxylase family protein codes for MKTSTAVALALSLGSAGAIAETGAQRGPLSDTDIEAVSPALERYASTRLAGDLWKRKDLSPRDRSLVTVAAVIARNQTVLLPEQLELALKNGVKPAELSETLTQLAFYAGWSNAIAAAAVTKEIFLQKGINAEQLPRAEEALLPIDEKAETARAARVEQSIGSAAPGLVSDTTDVLFRELWLRPGLAPRDRSLVTVSALIANGQVQQIPPHLNRAMDNGLTRQQASGALSHLAYYAGWPNAFSAAPVFKTVFEQRESK; via the coding sequence ATGAAAACTTCAACGGCAGTTGCGCTGGCGCTTTCTCTCGGATCGGCTGGCGCCATTGCAGAAACGGGGGCACAGCGGGGCCCGCTGTCAGACACCGACATAGAGGCAGTATCTCCCGCACTCGAACGCTATGCGAGCACCAGGCTGGCAGGAGACCTCTGGAAAAGAAAGGATTTGTCGCCACGTGATCGCAGCCTCGTTACCGTTGCAGCGGTTATTGCCCGGAATCAGACCGTGCTTTTACCGGAGCAGCTGGAGCTGGCGCTGAAAAACGGTGTTAAGCCGGCTGAGCTTTCCGAGACCCTCACGCAGCTGGCGTTCTATGCCGGCTGGAGCAATGCCATTGCGGCCGCAGCGGTAACGAAAGAGATATTCCTGCAAAAAGGAATTAACGCTGAACAGCTTCCTCGCGCGGAGGAGGCGCTGCTGCCGATCGATGAAAAAGCTGAAACAGCTCGCGCTGCACGCGTGGAACAGAGTATCGGTAGCGCGGCGCCGGGGCTTGTCAGCGACACCACCGACGTGCTTTTCCGGGAATTGTGGCTGCGTCCCGGGCTCGCACCGCGGGACAGAAGTCTGGTGACCGTGTCTGCCCTGATTGCAAACGGGCAGGTACAGCAAATTCCGCCGCACCTTAACCGGGCAATGGATAACGGCCTGACCCGGCAGCAGGCTTCAGGCGCACTGAGTCACCTTGCGTATTATGCCGGGTGGCCCAATGCTTTCTCAGCAGCGCCGGTTTTCAAAACGGTGTTTGAGCAGCGTGAGTCGAAATAA
- a CDS encoding LysR family transcriptional regulator, producing MSDQNLNDLAAFMVVAKEQNFTRAAKRLGVSQSALSQTVRGLEAQLGLRLLNRTTRRVVPTEAGERLMTSVGPQIEDIQRQLMVLSELRDKPAGTIRLTATEYAAESVLWPAVSRLVKAYPDIKVEILTDYGLTDIVRDRFDAGVRPGETIAKDMIAVRIAPDMRMAVAGSPAYFIDRPAPVIPQELTEHCCINLRLSGHGGLYAWEFEKDGRELNVRVDGQLVFNTGSMILRAALEGRGLAYLPEGQLEPYLSSGQLVRVLEEWCEPYSGYHLYYPSHRQPTPAFSLLVDELRYSTRKQL from the coding sequence ATGTCCGATCAGAATCTTAATGACCTTGCTGCCTTTATGGTGGTTGCAAAGGAGCAAAACTTCACACGCGCGGCAAAACGGCTGGGTGTTTCACAGTCCGCGCTGAGCCAGACGGTCCGCGGGCTGGAGGCGCAGCTGGGCCTCCGGTTGCTCAACCGAACCACCCGGCGTGTTGTGCCCACAGAAGCCGGAGAGCGGCTAATGACCTCCGTCGGGCCGCAGATTGAGGATATCCAGCGCCAGTTGATGGTGCTGAGTGAGCTACGGGATAAGCCTGCGGGTACGATACGGCTTACGGCAACAGAGTATGCAGCAGAGTCAGTTCTGTGGCCAGCGGTATCCCGCCTGGTAAAAGCATACCCGGATATTAAGGTTGAAATCCTGACGGATTACGGTTTGACTGATATTGTAAGAGATCGCTTTGATGCCGGAGTGCGACCCGGTGAAACCATTGCAAAGGATATGATTGCCGTTCGTATCGCGCCTGATATGCGGATGGCAGTTGCCGGTTCTCCAGCCTATTTCATTGACAGGCCTGCTCCGGTGATACCTCAGGAGCTTACCGAGCATTGCTGTATCAATCTTCGTCTCTCGGGGCATGGGGGACTTTATGCGTGGGAATTTGAGAAAGACGGGCGAGAACTGAATGTGCGGGTTGACGGCCAACTGGTCTTCAATACCGGAAGTATGATACTCAGGGCAGCGCTAGAAGGGCGGGGTCTTGCTTATCTGCCTGAAGGGCAGCTGGAACCTTATCTGTCATCAGGACAACTGGTTCGCGTTCTGGAAGAGTGGTGTGAACCTTACTCCGGGTACCATCTATACTATCCAAGCCACCGCCAGCCAACGCCAGCTTTTAGCTTGCTGGTTGATGAGCTACGCTATTCAACTCGCAAACAGTTATAA
- the dmsD gene encoding Tat proofreading chaperone DmsD codes for MNEGFAFTARVLGALFYFAPDSEQAAPLVTALTQGDWQQDWPLPPGQLVPIADALRQQADESLPDAWQRLFIGPWALPAPPWGSVWLDRESVLFGDSTLALRQWMRDNGIAFEMAQNEPEDRFGTLLLLAAWLAETGRNAERDQLLAWHLLPWSTRFLAVFVENADHPFYQALGQLAQLTLADWQSTLLIPVAEKPLYR; via the coding sequence ATGAATGAAGGTTTTGCATTTACCGCCCGGGTACTGGGCGCGCTGTTTTATTTCGCTCCGGACAGCGAGCAGGCTGCCCCGCTGGTGACGGCCCTGACCCAGGGCGACTGGCAGCAGGACTGGCCCCTGCCGCCCGGGCAGTTAGTCCCGATCGCCGACGCCCTGCGCCAGCAGGCTGACGAATCGCTTCCCGATGCCTGGCAGCGGCTGTTTATCGGCCCCTGGGCGCTGCCCGCCCCGCCGTGGGGATCGGTCTGGCTGGATCGCGAATCGGTGCTGTTCGGCGACTCCACCCTGGCACTGCGCCAGTGGATGCGCGACAACGGCATCGCCTTTGAAATGGCGCAGAACGAACCGGAAGATCGCTTTGGCACCCTGCTGCTGCTGGCCGCGTGGCTGGCGGAGACCGGTCGGAACGCGGAACGGGATCAGCTCCTGGCCTGGCATTTGCTGCCGTGGAGCACCCGTTTTCTCGCCGTGTTTGTCGAAAACGCGGACCACCCGTTCTACCAGGCGCTGGGACAGCTGGCGCAGCTGACGCTGGCCGACTGGCAGTCGACGCTGTTGATCCCGGTGGCGGAGAAGCCGCTCTATCGTTAA
- a CDS encoding putative urea ABC transporter substrate-binding protein — protein sequence MKKTPLLRSLILSLAMLVSLPTFASVKKEFNVCWTIYAGWMPWGTISTSKIIDKWADKYGIKINVVQLNDYIESINQYTAGQFDGCTMTNMDALTIPAAGGVDTTALILGSYSEGNDGVVLKGEGKTLTDLKGMKIYLPELSVSHYLLVRGLEKAGLAEKDVTVVNTSDADIVSAFNTANVQAAVAWNPQLSVIKGTPKTTEVFSSSQVPGELIDMMVVNSETLKDNPALGKALTGAWYEMMGLMKAQDANALNAMAAASGTDLAGYQAQLKTTHLFYTPQDNIAFVTSADLAKTMQRVAAFSFDKGLLGDGAQSADFIGMSFPGNVTQGDANNVKLRFDDSFVKMAAAGQL from the coding sequence ATGAAGAAAACGCCATTACTCCGCTCTCTTATCCTGTCGCTGGCGATGCTGGTCAGTCTCCCCACCTTTGCGTCCGTCAAAAAAGAGTTCAACGTCTGCTGGACCATCTACGCAGGGTGGATGCCCTGGGGCACCATCAGCACCAGCAAGATCATCGATAAGTGGGCCGATAAGTACGGCATCAAAATCAACGTCGTGCAGCTCAACGACTACATCGAATCCATCAACCAGTACACCGCCGGCCAGTTTGACGGCTGCACCATGACCAACATGGATGCACTGACCATTCCGGCAGCGGGCGGGGTGGATACCACGGCGCTGATCCTCGGCAGCTACTCGGAAGGCAACGACGGCGTGGTGCTGAAAGGCGAGGGCAAAACCCTCACCGACCTCAAAGGCATGAAGATCTATCTGCCGGAGCTGTCCGTTTCCCACTATCTGCTGGTGCGCGGGCTGGAGAAAGCCGGGCTGGCGGAGAAAGACGTCACCGTGGTCAACACTTCGGATGCGGATATCGTCTCGGCCTTCAACACCGCCAACGTGCAGGCCGCCGTGGCCTGGAACCCGCAGCTCTCGGTCATCAAAGGCACGCCGAAAACCACCGAGGTGTTCAGCTCCTCGCAGGTGCCGGGCGAGCTGATCGACATGATGGTGGTCAACAGCGAAACCCTGAAAGACAACCCGGCGCTGGGTAAAGCGTTGACCGGCGCGTGGTACGAGATGATGGGGCTGATGAAGGCCCAGGATGCGAACGCCCTGAATGCGATGGCTGCAGCGTCCGGCACCGATCTCGCCGGCTATCAGGCGCAGCTGAAAACCACCCACCTGTTCTACACCCCGCAGGACAACATCGCCTTTGTCACCTCGGCAGATCTGGCGAAAACCATGCAGCGTGTAGCGGCGTTCTCCTTCGATAAAGGGCTGCTGGGCGATGGCGCGCAGAGCGCCGATTTTATCGGCATGAGCTTCCCGGGCAACGTGACCCAGGGCGATGCCAACAACGTCAAACTGCGCTTTGACGACAGCTTCGTGAAGATGGCTGCCGCGGGCCAGCTGTGA
- a CDS encoding urea amidolyase associated protein UAAP2, with product MTNVREKQPQEASFRHVIPAGEPYLFEVKKGQTLRLLDLEGNQAVDTLFYSADNPRERYDAQRTLRRQNNAYLTSGSVLYSNLGNPLLTIMADTCGRHDTLGGACAQESNTVRYALDKRHMHSCRDNFLCACLHDGRLQKRDIAANINFFMNVPVTPEGGLTFADGISAPGKYVELRAECNVIVLISNCPQLNNPCNGWNPTPAEVLVWN from the coding sequence ATGACTAATGTCCGCGAAAAACAACCTCAGGAGGCGAGCTTCCGCCACGTGATCCCGGCGGGCGAGCCGTACCTGTTTGAAGTGAAAAAGGGCCAGACCCTGCGCCTGCTGGATCTGGAGGGTAATCAGGCGGTGGATACCCTGTTCTATAGCGCCGATAACCCACGCGAGCGCTACGACGCCCAGCGCACCCTGCGTCGGCAGAACAACGCCTATCTGACCAGCGGCAGCGTGCTCTACTCCAACCTCGGCAATCCGCTGCTGACCATCATGGCCGATACCTGCGGGCGGCACGATACGCTCGGCGGGGCCTGCGCCCAGGAGAGCAACACAGTGCGCTATGCCCTCGACAAACGCCATATGCACAGCTGCCGGGACAACTTCCTCTGCGCTTGTCTGCACGATGGCCGCCTGCAAAAGCGCGATATCGCGGCCAACATCAACTTCTTTATGAACGTGCCGGTCACCCCGGAGGGCGGGCTGACCTTTGCCGACGGCATCTCCGCGCCGGGCAAATACGTCGAACTGCGTGCCGAGTGCAACGTCATCGTGCTGATCTCCAACTGCCCGCAGCTGAACAACCCCTGCAACGGCTGGAACCCGACCCCTGCGGAGGTGCTGGTATGGAACTGA
- a CDS encoding cupin domain-containing protein → MKAIIAAAAMSVLGATQVSAESIEIRRNGQTPSVVGKADNFSGHAVVSPLLPPNESTRANLGQVDFAPGARTAWHTHPAGQLLIVTAGKGWIQEEGKARQNIAPGDVVWIPATVRHWHGATATSPMSHLAMTYMVDGKNVDWQEPVSDEQYQ, encoded by the coding sequence ATGAAAGCGATTATTGCTGCAGCAGCCATGTCCGTACTGGGTGCCACCCAGGTTTCTGCCGAAAGTATTGAAATCCGTCGTAACGGGCAGACCCCTTCTGTCGTCGGCAAGGCCGATAACTTCTCGGGTCATGCGGTTGTCAGCCCGTTGTTGCCGCCAAACGAGTCCACGCGTGCCAATCTGGGCCAGGTGGATTTCGCCCCAGGTGCGCGCACGGCCTGGCATACCCATCCCGCCGGGCAGTTGCTGATCGTCACGGCAGGCAAAGGCTGGATTCAGGAAGAAGGTAAGGCTCGTCAGAATATAGCCCCTGGGGATGTCGTCTGGATCCCTGCGACCGTTCGCCACTGGCATGGCGCCACGGCGACGTCCCCCATGAGCCATCTGGCCATGACGTATATGGTGGACGGTAAAAACGTGGACTGGCAGGAGCCCGTCTCCGACGAACAGTATCAGTAA
- a CDS encoding NAD(P)-dependent alcohol dehydrogenase: protein MFPLEISRRALRPNDVLIDIMYCAICHSDIHIARQEWGPPYPATNYPCVPGHEIIGRVAAIGSAVTKFRPGDIAGAGAMIDSCGECENCVNDLEQYCLKGWTLNFNSPDKISGGYNYGGFSQRVVIPERFTVRIPPGMNLAAAAPLMCAGITTFSPLQHWSVEAGQRVGVIGMGGLGHLAVKLAVARRADVTVFTTTPGKVTDAKKMGAREAVVWNDPDALKPYANQFDFLISTVPTSVPTHPITSMLRLDGTYVIVGAREPIEDVRGSGLWLQRRQVSASLMGGMAETQEFIDFCARRNIVADIELIKPDQIDRAFERIKAKDVRYRFVVDLT from the coding sequence TTGTTCCCCCTGGAAATTTCCCGCCGGGCACTTCGTCCGAACGATGTCCTCATCGACATTATGTACTGTGCTATCTGTCATTCAGATATCCATATCGCCAGGCAGGAATGGGGACCACCCTATCCGGCCACCAATTATCCCTGTGTACCGGGGCATGAGATCATCGGGCGTGTCGCCGCCATCGGAAGCGCCGTGACGAAATTCCGGCCGGGTGATATTGCGGGTGCCGGTGCCATGATTGATTCCTGCGGGGAATGCGAGAACTGCGTTAACGATCTGGAACAGTACTGCCTGAAAGGCTGGACGCTGAATTTCAACTCGCCGGATAAAATTTCGGGCGGCTATAACTATGGCGGTTTTTCCCAGCGTGTGGTGATCCCCGAACGTTTCACCGTTCGCATCCCACCGGGAATGAACCTTGCCGCTGCGGCCCCGTTAATGTGCGCAGGCATCACCACCTTTTCACCCCTTCAGCACTGGTCGGTAGAGGCCGGGCAGAGAGTCGGGGTGATCGGTATGGGCGGACTGGGGCATCTGGCCGTCAAGCTGGCCGTCGCGCGCAGGGCTGATGTTACGGTATTCACCACCACTCCAGGAAAAGTCACGGACGCGAAAAAAATGGGGGCCCGGGAGGCTGTTGTCTGGAACGATCCTGACGCCCTGAAGCCTTATGCGAACCAGTTTGATTTTCTTATATCAACGGTGCCGACGAGCGTCCCCACTCATCCGATTACCAGTATGCTTCGCCTGGATGGTACCTACGTCATCGTCGGAGCCCGTGAACCGATAGAAGACGTCCGCGGTTCCGGGCTGTGGCTTCAGCGTCGGCAGGTCTCAGCATCACTGATGGGTGGCATGGCAGAAACTCAGGAGTTCATCGATTTCTGTGCCCGCCGCAACATTGTGGCCGATATCGAGCTGATAAAGCCCGACCAGATAGATCGCGCCTTTGAGCGAATCAAAGCAAAAGACGTTCGTTACCGTTTTGTTGTGGACTTAACGTAA